DNA sequence from the Candidatus Kaistella beijingensis genome:
TTTCAGGATATTTTGAAAGTTAGAAATTCCATCAACCTTCCGATTTTGCGCAAAGATTTTATGATTGATGAATACCAATTTTATGAAGCCAAATCAATCGGAGCAGACGTTGTTTTGTTGATTGCATCTTGTCTTTCACCAAATCAAGTTCAGGAATTTACAGCATTGGCGCACGAACTCAATTTGGAAGTTTTGTTGGAAATTCATACCGAAGATGAGTTGCAACATTTCAATAAAAACATTGATTTAGTAGGCATTAATAATCGAAATCTAAAAGATTTCAAAGTAGATTTGCAACATTCGGTTAATCTCAAAAATCTCTTGCCAAAAGATACTCTCTCGGTTGCCGAAAGTGGAATTTACAGCGTTGAAGATTTTAAATATTTAAAGGAAAAAGGATTCGACGGATTTTTAATGGGAGAACATTTTATGAAAGACCAAAATCCTGCGGAAAAATTTGCGGAATTTTCCAATGAGATAATTTCTTAATTAATTCACTGTGGAAAAAAAATCTCAAATCTCAAATCTCCAATCTCAAATCAAGTTAAAGGTTTGCGGTTTAACGAAATTGAATCAAATTCAGGAATTAATTTATTTGAATGTAGATTTTCTTGGTTTTATTTTCTACGAAAAATCCCCGAGATTTGTTTTAAATCATTTAAGTTTTGATGAAATAAAATCTATAAATCATAAAGGAAAAGTTGGAGTTTTCGTCAATGAATCCATTGAAAAAATTATTGAAATAGCGGAAAGGGGTGGTTTAAACTATATTCAACTTCACGGCGATGAAGACGAACACTTCATTTTAAATCTAAGACAAAAATTAAATGAAAACATCAAAATAATTAAAGTTTTCAGAGTCGGAACACAAAACTTAAAACTTGAAACTTGGAACTTGAAACCAACCGATTACTTCCTGTTCGACACCGATTCCCAATCTTTTGGCGGAACAGGACAAACTTTTGATTGGAATATTTTAAATAATCTAGAAATTCCAAAACCCTATTTCTTGAGCGGCGGAATTTCACTTGAGAATTTTGAAAACATTAAAGATTTAAACCAAAAACCTTTTGCTTTGGACATCAACTCAAAATTTGAAACAGAACCTGGAATTAAGGATTTAGAAAAAGTAAAAAAAATTAAAACACTATTACAAGATGAATTATAAAAACCCCGACGAAAACGGTTATTACGGCGAATTTGGAGGCGCATTTATTCCCGAAATGCTTTATCCAAATGTTGCCGAATTGCAATCAAAATATTTAGAAATTATTGAGTCTGAAGAGTTCCAAAAAGAGTTTCAGGATTTGCTGAAAAACTATGTTGGTCGCGCAACACCACTTTATTTTGCCAAAAACTTGAGCGAGAAATATGGTGCCCAAATTTATCTGAAAAGAGAAGATTTGAATCACACAGGAGCACATAAAATCAACAACGCTTTAGGTCAGGCTTTGCTTGCTAAAAAATTAGGTAAAAATCGCATAATTGCAGAAACGGGAGCCGGACAACACGGCGTTGCGACGGCTACTGCATGTGCTTTGCTTGGTTTGGAATGCATTATTTATATGGGAGAAATCGACATTGCTCGACAAGCACCAAATGTCGCACGAATGAAAATGCTTGGTGCAAAAGTTGTTCCTGCAAAATCAGGTTCAAAAACGCTGAAAGATGCGGTGAATGAAGCACTTCGAGATTGGATTAATAATCCTGTGACTACTCACTACATTATTGGAAGCGTGGTTGGTCCGCACCCTTTTCCTGATTTGGTTGCGCGGTTTCAAAGTGTGATTTCTAAGGAAATAAGGGAACAACTTAATGAGAAAATCGGCAGAGAAAACCCTGATTATGTCATCGCTTGCGTTGGCGGCGGAAGCAATGCGGCAGGAACTTTTTACCATTTCGTGAATGAAGAAAATGTGAAGTTGATTGCCGCAGAAGCAGGCGGTTTTGGAATAAATTCGGGTAAATCTGCAGCGACGACTTTTTTGGGAACTCTCGGTGTTTTACACGGCAGCAAAAGTTTGGTGATGCAGGATAAAGACGGACAAGTAATCGAACCACACTCCATTTCCGCAGGTTTGGATTATCCGGGAATCGGACCTTTTCATGCGAATTTATTTCAGCAAAATCGTGCGGAATTTTTCAGCATTAATGATGATGAAGCGTTGAAATCCGCTTTTGAACTGACAAAGTTGGAGGGAATTATTCCTGCTTTGGAAAGCGCGCACGCTTTGGCGGTTTTGGACAAGAAAAAGTTTGGAGAAAAAGAGGTATTGGTAATTTGTTTGAGCGGACGTGGTGATAAGGATATGGAAACGTATTTGCAAAAGATGGGAGATGCAAGATGGAAGATGGAAAAATAAAGATTAAGAAATCCAAAAACTTTTAAAACTAAATTTTATGAACAAAGATAACTTCGGACTTCGGACTTCGGACTTCGGGCTTCAAAAAAAACTCAATATATATTTCACCGCAGGAATTCCGAATTTGGAAGACACGGGAAAAATTGCGAAATTAATCCAAGATTCAGGTGCAGATATGATGGAAATAGGTATTCCATATTCCGACCCGGTTGCTGATGGACCTGTAATTCAGGAAGGACACGTTTTAGCGTTACAGAACGGTATGACCATCAAAAAACTTTTCGAGCAGTTGGCGGAAATAAAAGAATCCGTCACGATTCCTAAAATTTTAATGGGATATCTAAATCCTGTAATTCAGTTTGGATTTGAAAATTTCTGCAAAAAATGTCAGGAAGTTGGGATTTTCGGATTGATTTTGCCTGATTTGCCGCCTTTTGAATTTGAAAAAAAGTATCAGCAAATTTTGGAGCACTATGGATTGAATTTCATTTTCTTGGTAACACCAGAAACTTCTGAAGAGCGCATTAAATACTTGGATTCTTTGAGTTCGGGCTTTTTGTACGCCGTTTCAAGTTCATCAACAACAGGGAAGGAAAATGCAAATGTGAAGAATGAAGAATATTTGGAAAGACTTTCAACATTAAACTTAAAAAATCCCGTGTATGTTGGTTTTGGGATTAAGAACAAAATTGACTTTGAATCTGTTACAGAACATTTGGAAGGTGGTATTATCGGAACTGCATTTGTAAAAATATTGCTTGAAAATAAGGGTTTTGAAGAAAAAGCCAAAAGTTTTATTCATGGCATAAAGAATTAAATGTTTAAATTTGACTTCATTAAACCTTATAGGTTTCCTAACAAATCAATAAAAATATTTTGAAAATCAACCTTACCAAACAGTCGGGAATCTATACTTTGACTTCCGAACAGAAGCTTCCGATTTCTTTGGAAAAAGCTTGGGAGTTTTTTACGCTTCCTACCAATTTGGACAGAATTACGCCGAAAGAAATGCAGTTCGAAATCACGAACAATCCATCTGCAAAAACGTATCTCGGACAAATCATCACCTATAAAATCGGCATTTTACCTTTTATTAAAAGCAATTGGATTACCGAAATCACCCATTTTGAAAGCCCAAATAAAAATGATCATAAAAGCAGTTTCTTTGTGGATGAACAACGTTTCGGACCTTACGCAATGTGGCATCACGAACATCATTTTCAAGAGATTTCTGATAGAGAAGTTTTGATGACCGACATTGTCAACTTTAAACTTCCTTTTGGAATTTTGGGGGATTTATTGGCAGGAAATTATGTGAGAAACAAGGTGAAATTTATTTTTGAAAGTCGATTTAAAATTCTTGAAAATATTTTTGAAGCTGACTAGATTTATACCCTTTTAACGCTCAAACTCTCACACAACACTACTCCACTGCGACAGAATCATCGCCACGTCCATCTGCGACTGCGGTTGCGTTTCCTTTTTCATCAATCACAATCATTTCGGTTCTGCCGATTTGGTTCCATCTTTCAATTTTGTAACCGAGTTTTTCTAAATTAGAAATGGTGGTTTCAGGGAAATGTTTTTCTACCGCAACAATTTCCGGAAGCCATTGATGATGAAATTTTGGAAGATTGACAGAAAAATTTGGATTCAGTTTAAAATCCACCACATTCACGATCGACTGATAAACAGAAGTTGGAATCGTAGTTCCACCTGGAGTTCCAACGACGATGAAAGGTTTTCCGTTTTTCAAAACAATGGTCGGAGTCATGGAGGAAAGCATTCTTTTTCCCGGCTCAATTTTATTCGCTTCACCGCCAACTGCGCCGAACATATTGGGAACGCCCGGTTTGATGGAGAAATCGTCCATTTCATTGTTGAGGAAAAATCCTGCACCAGAAACGACAACTTTACTTCCATAAAGTCCGTTCAAAGTCGTGGTGACTGCAACTGCATTTCCTTCTTTGTCGATGATTGAAATGTGTGTAGTTTCGGTAGATTCTTTTGGTTGAGGAATAATTTTTCCAACTTCGGAACTAGGTGTCGCCTGATTTTTATGGAAAGATTTCCAACGGTTTTTCAGATATTCTTCAGAAATCAGCATCGAAGTTTGATCATTAATAAAAGCGGGATCGCCCATAAATTCGGCTCTGTCTGCGAATGCGCGTCTTTCAGCTTCCACCATAATTTGAACAGCTTCGGTTGAATTTTGTTGGTATTTTTCAAGGTTTTCAAAAGAAGACATTTTCAGCATTTGAGCCAACAAAACTCCGCCGCTTGAAGGTAACGGCATCGAGACAATTTCATTTCCTTTATAATCGAAAACGATGGGTTTTCTTTCGGCAACTTTATAGTTCTTTAGATCATTTAAAGTGATTATTCCGTTTCCGCGCTTCATTTCATCGACGATTAATTCTGCTGTTTTTCCTTCGTAGAAACCTTTCGCTCCATTTTTTTGAATGAGTTTTAAAGTTTCCGCCAAATCTTTTTGAACCAAAATATCGGCCTGTTTCCATTTATCTTTTTGAAAAACAGTTTTATTTTTATTATGTTGGTTAAAAAATTCCATCTGATTGTTGAGCAAGTTTGCTTCTCGTTCGGTGATCGCAAAACCTTTTTCCGCCAAATCAATTGCAGGCTGAATTAATTTTTCCATCGGAAGTTTCGCATATTTCAAAGTGGCAAAAAATCCTGCAACAGAACCAGGAATTCCGACCGCTAATCTTCCGTTTTGGGAAAGGTCGGTATTGGCTTTTCCGTTTTTGTCGAGGTACATATCTCTTGAAGATTTTTCCGGTGCCGTTTCACGAAAATCGATGGTAAATTTTTCGCCATTATTTTTTACACCAACCAAGAAACCACCACCACCAATATTTCCTGCTTGTGGATAAACTACGGCTAAAGCATATTGCGTCGCAATTACAGCGTCATAAGCATTTCCGCCCATTTTCATTATTTTTGCTCCGGCTTCACTTGCAAGTGGATGTGCGGAAACCACCAAACCTTTGTCTTTCGTCCTGATCTCTTTTACAATATTGATATCAGTAAATTGTGAAAAAGCGAGGTGTGAAAACAGAACAGAAAGCAGGAGAAATTTTTTCATTTTTAAAATTTAATCAAAATTACAGATTTGTTTCGGAAAGCATTTCAATTTTTTTAAATTTGCGTAAATCTAAATCTCGAAAATGGAATCCCACACGGAAAAAATTCTTATCACAGGCGCACTCGGACAAATCGGTACCGAACTTACCAATAGATTAGTTGCCATTCACGGCGCAGAAAACGTAGTCGCTTCCGGACTTGACCGATGGGACAAAAAGTTAACTTCCGCAGGATTTTATGAAAGGATGGACGTAACAAATACCCAACTCGTTCGCCAAGTCATCAAAGATTATGAAATTACCACCGTTTATCATTTGGCTTCTTTGCTTTCGGGAACTTCCGAGAAACAGCCGCTTTTTGCTTGGAGATTAAACATTGAACCTCTACTCCATTTCTGTGAATTGGCAAAAGAAGGCTTGATTAAAAAAATATTTTGGCCAAGTTCGATTGCTGTTTTTGGGAAAGGAATTCCGAAAGAAAATGTTGGACAGGACGTAGTTTTAAATCCGACAACGGTTTATGGAATTTCTAAGATGGCGGGAGAAAAATGGTGCGAATATTATCACGATAAATTTGGCGTAGATGTAAGAAGCATCCGTTATCCTGGATTAATTTCCTGGAAAACTCCGGCAGGAGGCGGAACAACCGATTAT
Encoded proteins:
- the trpC gene encoding indole-3-glycerol phosphate synthase TrpC, giving the protein MTILDKIIARKKEEIAKAKSKISIEELKNSEFFGRPTFSLKETLKTKSGIIAEFKRKSPSKGIINDKVSPLEVVSAYEKFGASGISILTDPDFFGGNFQDILKVRNSINLPILRKDFMIDEYQFYEAKSIGADVVLLIASCLSPNQVQEFTALAHELNLEVLLEIHTEDELQHFNKNIDLVGINNRNLKDFKVDLQHSVNLKNLLPKDTLSVAESGIYSVEDFKYLKEKGFDGFLMGEHFMKDQNPAEKFAEFSNEIIS
- a CDS encoding phosphoribosylanthranilate isomerase, producing MNQIQELIYLNVDFLGFIFYEKSPRFVLNHLSFDEIKSINHKGKVGVFVNESIEKIIEIAERGGLNYIQLHGDEDEHFILNLRQKLNENIKIIKVFRVGTQNLKLETWNLKPTDYFLFDTDSQSFGGTGQTFDWNILNNLEIPKPYFLSGGISLENFENIKDLNQKPFALDINSKFETEPGIKDLEKVKKIKTLLQDEL
- the trpB gene encoding tryptophan synthase subunit beta — its product is MNYKNPDENGYYGEFGGAFIPEMLYPNVAELQSKYLEIIESEEFQKEFQDLLKNYVGRATPLYFAKNLSEKYGAQIYLKREDLNHTGAHKINNALGQALLAKKLGKNRIIAETGAGQHGVATATACALLGLECIIYMGEIDIARQAPNVARMKMLGAKVVPAKSGSKTLKDAVNEALRDWINNPVTTHYIIGSVVGPHPFPDLVARFQSVISKEIREQLNEKIGRENPDYVIACVGGGSNAAGTFYHFVNEENVKLIAAEAGGFGINSGKSAATTFLGTLGVLHGSKSLVMQDKDGQVIEPHSISAGLDYPGIGPFHANLFQQNRAEFFSINDDEALKSAFELTKLEGIIPALESAHALAVLDKKKFGEKEVLVICLSGRGDKDMETYLQKMGDARWKMEK
- the trpA gene encoding tryptophan synthase subunit alpha produces the protein MNKDNFGLRTSDFGLQKKLNIYFTAGIPNLEDTGKIAKLIQDSGADMMEIGIPYSDPVADGPVIQEGHVLALQNGMTIKKLFEQLAEIKESVTIPKILMGYLNPVIQFGFENFCKKCQEVGIFGLILPDLPPFEFEKKYQQILEHYGLNFIFLVTPETSEERIKYLDSLSSGFLYAVSSSSTTGKENANVKNEEYLERLSTLNLKNPVYVGFGIKNKIDFESVTEHLEGGIIGTAFVKILLENKGFEEKAKSFIHGIKN
- a CDS encoding SRPBCC family protein encodes the protein MKINLTKQSGIYTLTSEQKLPISLEKAWEFFTLPTNLDRITPKEMQFEITNNPSAKTYLGQIITYKIGILPFIKSNWITEITHFESPNKNDHKSSFFVDEQRFGPYAMWHHEHHFQEISDREVLMTDIVNFKLPFGILGDLLAGNYVRNKVKFIFESRFKILENIFEAD
- the ggt gene encoding gamma-glutamyltransferase, encoding MKKFLLLSVLFSHLAFSQFTDINIVKEIRTKDKGLVVSAHPLASEAGAKIMKMGGNAYDAVIATQYALAVVYPQAGNIGGGGFLVGVKNNGEKFTIDFRETAPEKSSRDMYLDKNGKANTDLSQNGRLAVGIPGSVAGFFATLKYAKLPMEKLIQPAIDLAEKGFAITEREANLLNNQMEFFNQHNKNKTVFQKDKWKQADILVQKDLAETLKLIQKNGAKGFYEGKTAELIVDEMKRGNGIITLNDLKNYKVAERKPIVFDYKGNEIVSMPLPSSGGVLLAQMLKMSSFENLEKYQQNSTEAVQIMVEAERRAFADRAEFMGDPAFINDQTSMLISEEYLKNRWKSFHKNQATPSSEVGKIIPQPKESTETTHISIIDKEGNAVAVTTTLNGLYGSKVVVSGAGFFLNNEMDDFSIKPGVPNMFGAVGGEANKIEPGKRMLSSMTPTIVLKNGKPFIVVGTPGGTTIPTSVYQSIVNVVDFKLNPNFSVNLPKFHHQWLPEIVAVEKHFPETTISNLEKLGYKIERWNQIGRTEMIVIDEKGNATAVADGRGDDSVAVE
- a CDS encoding NAD-dependent epimerase/dehydratase family protein, which encodes MESHTEKILITGALGQIGTELTNRLVAIHGAENVVASGLDRWDKKLTSAGFYERMDVTNTQLVRQVIKDYEITTVYHLASLLSGTSEKQPLFAWRLNIEPLLHFCELAKEGLIKKIFWPSSIAVFGKGIPKENVGQDVVLNPTTVYGISKMAGEKWCEYYHDKFGVDVRSIRYPGLISWKTPAGGGTTDYAVEIFYEAVEEGKYTSFISENTAMPMLYMDDAINATLKLMEAPKDKITVHTSYNLGGMSFTPKQLAEEIKKEMPDFSIDYKTDFRQAIADSWPASIDDSVAKKDWGLSYDFDISEMTKDMLKNLKIKLNAN